The genomic region CCCCATTTTTGGGAGCACGCCTCCTACAGTAACATTTAACTTTCAACCATTTGTTATTACAGGCACTAACAGTGGTTCTAAGTCAATATGAGTGAGTAGTTAATATTTGTTactatttatgtttttttattgcttctttacagtgaaaagctgctgatgtgtaatttttaggcatatttatatgtgtatatatgtatttcatatattctgttaacaggaataattgctggccctttgacacaaaacgtattgatttagaaattactGAACTATTTTGAATTAAGTATACAATTCACAAGACTAGTAAACTGATATTGACTATACACTAATCGTTAAAAATATgctgtaaacacaaaagcagaaaagttttgctttagaaaaaagttcagacaactgaaacaaccagcaacagcttttattggccttacaaataccttccaaaaaaaaaaaaagaaaaaatgtcaACATAATACTACAGCCTCTTCAAAAATTCAGATGAGTTCAGAGCTTTTCTGAGTTTGTCCGTGTATATGAGCAGTTTTTGTTTTGCCTCCTTGCTCATGTTTTTTTCCATGGCAtaggacatcagctgcctctcactaatgagacaaagataaatagcaattagtaaaaatgacattgattcctagaggctgtcataaacaatgtgaaaacaatacatataggcATTAGCACTGTTGTATTTGTAGAATACCTCCAGTCATACTGCAGCCCATTGCTGTACATTTCTGTGGATTTGTCCAGTCAACATTTATGGACAGCTGAAAGCGCATGGATGGTTGCCTGAGTAATGAGGTGAACAAAAGGACATCTTTCATGTAGACATTAGTCTGTCATGTTGCAGGTAACAACATATTAAACACGAGTTATAGACTGACAACAGTAATGCTACAAAATATTTTCATGTGATACATAAAAATTTTCTGAATGTACCTCTGGCAGAAGCACATCCATAGTGAATGCCACTTGATTGTGACATCTGGTTGTCTGTGCTTCAACCAGGCTTGTCAAGAAGCCCATCACTTTGTCCAACTGCTCATCCTCCTCAAAGAAAATGTTCACCCTGCCCTTTGATGAAGCCCAGGTGGATGACACTTTTCCTGCGATGATCGCCTGTAAATAGAGATATTTTTGGAGGATGCTCAAAGTAAATGTCCAAACACTAGGTTAGCAGAAAATGTTTCACTTAAATAATTCATGACTCATGTTTTGACTGATATTGGTTACAGTGTGCAAATTTAATTATAAATTTAAAACTCACTTCCAGATGTAGCAGTAGGCCTTTATCCTGAGTGATAAATGATATAAGATCACTGCTGACTCTTCTTTGGTCTTCAGCTTCAATCAAGACACACAAAAACATGACTTCATGCACAGcagttaaaaataaatttattttGTTGTCATGCAATAATCTTCACTCATATTCACCTGCTCTCTGGGTGGAAAGCTGAAAAATACACATGGTCGGTGTCCTGTGGACTCAGAGGAAAGCAAATAATTGTATCAGTTTGTTTTACAGTTATCCAAAGAGGATTGACATTTACACTTATTATACCACCACCATTGAAAGTTGACAACATATCAAACTTTCTGCTTTTTAAAATCAACAAATCAACCAAAACACATTGGAAAAGCTAAATACAACAACTGATAATTGTGGGACAACTGCCATCTCAGAATCATTCCATCCCTGAAAGTGGTGACCTATTTTCAAACAGGCAGGAGTAAGGTCTTCACTGACCATGGTGCTGCTTTCATGttgtctttttctttttatcctgAATACTGGTGGTACGAAGGGTTGCCTGTCCCTCTTCTGTAAAATGGGCAAACTTCCTTCCATACCTGTAATTTACACTCATTTTCATGAGCCAGAATTAAGATAAGTCTgaccattaaaaaaaaaaaaatcatcgtTCAAGAAGCCCTGCAGCGTACCCTTCCAGGCCAAGGTTTTCTAATAGGACAATGCACCACCATCTTCTCAGAAGACACGTCATCCTAATAAAGACCACAGGTACGCTATGAGGACACATTCGTCATAGtatattaaaaatatttttaaagtagTGAtagaatttttacatttttctttaaaaataaaaaaataaaaaagcacagaTCGCATTTAAAATCTAACTCCCGACACCGGAAGACTCTAGCTGTTGGAAAAAACGGTAAAAATCCACCACAGACTTAAAGGGGCTTGTCTCACAAAATtcagagctgctcttgtcctctgaatggattaaattagaatatacttctataaaataaatgcttttattattattGATGTCACACTGGGTGCTTTTTTGGGCTGATCAGtgaatcactcactgccaaagcagttgtgatatgctgacgtctgtgGAAGTtatgaaagggctgaatttgaatggtgtaacagaatgaaatgactggttttttccctcctctgcacaagctaatccatcaaaatgttagtcgatgaataagatgtgaccgacctgtgaaatcaaaatattaatttctttgttataatcctatagaatataaaggtactatgactttaaatgttccaacaggactcatttcacgtagcattaaaaagacatgacacattactttcactgatccaatcagaatcttacagatctgacggaggcgtggttttgatggtgtttggtcattttcattcgaccataaaccataacatccgaagtataaaactatgccacatcatctctaacgccagttcaaagcgttccagagaaagtgacggagtggccaatcctgaactatactcttcaaccgaaagaaccaacgacaagctgaaaaatttgttgctattccaactgctgcaacagttcctttcagaataaaagctgaaccatcaagacccaggcttgggtctcaccagatgccaacaaaattgtcgcgacccggaagtaactcacagactggactggtcggcaacctctgcttttcctaccggctcggttccagagagggtcaagctggacctcggcattcctgatctaaagaggacttcctgaagggtaggtagaccggcaaatggtgtctcatgtgtttatgaacctcccaaccaaagcttaatgcgaagacatcaccttcagttcccatcagaactaatcgcttcttcggatttgctggttctgattaacatcacacgtcatccattcaccgtctcatccactttagttacaccatacatttagtgtttaaagtcagtctagtttaatttgttagtaacaaaattcttaacttttaaacttgactctctctcttctgttgtctctgagtgaatacgaagcggttatctaatccctgcaacaaaaaggtccaatcttctggtttaaataactcaccgatccgtaaggtggatttcatatttcctatggaatcctacgccttatggcttattaaataacatgtaatctaAATCATTacaatggagacacaacagctgagaggactgggacatcctatctcctggtcaagttccccatcccaggaaGTACCCTGGAGTTCTGCAAATGGAAATATGCCTAATATCTGTAATCCACAGAACAGGGAACATGTCCAAGAACGGGACCATGCAAATTGGTAAATATTCATAATTTCCTAAAGTTCAACAAGGAGGTTTTCTTTCTGTCTCCCTTCCCTTTTCATTGCATTTAAAATTTGTCTGTTTTCTTCAGTTTCAGCTATTTGAAGCAAATCTCATCTGACCCTATAACAAATGTACAGAGCGTGGTACATTTATTATCACATTGCCTCCTGACTGAACTTATTTTAGGAAATATTTGTAAACATTGGCAGGTCAGGATAACGTGACCACCAGGACACACAACACTGGCAACCTCAACAGATCCCTGTAGGCCTGACTGGAGAAACCATCTGCTCTTCTGAAATAATGGGAATCCAGAAATGAAATTTCTTTCTGGAGTGGCCTCATTATCTATAGAAAATATAACATCTGTACAATTAGACCACAGGAAACTCACAAATGACTTTAAGGTTAAAGCACAGACATCATCTACAACATATGTCCCAACATGTTATGTTGATATTGTATGCCACTCACAAAAttgttctgtaaatggtgtaatgTTCTTACACTCAGCAGAAAATGCCCTGGAATCCATAGTAGGATGATGATGGCATCtttctgtaaaaacaaacaaa from Nothobranchius furzeri strain GRZ-AD chromosome 18, NfurGRZ-RIMD1, whole genome shotgun sequence harbors:
- the LOC107392305 gene encoding PWWP domain-containing DNA repair factor 3B-like isoform X1, which produces MQWCLTNIGNACLRIVREMAKMQGRGVFIADLHVTRTWLPPTNCDPPLHFPKDAIIILLWIPGHFLLSLSTQRAAEDQRRVSSDLISFITQDKGLLLHLEAIIAGKVSSTWASSKGRVNIFFEEDEQLDKVMGFLTSLVEAQTTRCHNQVAFTMDVLLPEATIHALSAVHKC
- the LOC107392305 gene encoding PWWP domain-containing DNA repair factor 3B-like isoform X2, giving the protein MDAMIGNACLRIVREMAKMQGRGVFIADLHVTRTWLPPTNCDPPLHFPKDAIIILLWIPGHFLLSLSTQRAAEDQRRVSSDLISFITQDKGLLLHLEAIIAGKVSSTWASSKGRVNIFFEEDEQLDKVMGFLTSLVEAQTTRCHNQVAFTMDVLLPEATIHALSAVHKC